The nucleotide sequence ATATATCCGGTCAAATCAGGAACTGGATGGCTGATATCATCATTGGGCATCGAAAGAATCGGCAACTGTGTTATGGATCCAGAGCGCCCGCTAATTTTCCCTGATCGTTCATAAATCTCAGCAAGATTTGAGTACAAGTAGCCTGGATACCCTTTTCGGGATGGAATCTCCCCACGCATGGTTCCAATCTCTCTCAATGACTCACAGTAGTTGGTCATATCGGTCATAATCACCAATACCTGCTTCCCTTTGTCAAAAGCCAGATGCTCAGCGAGTGTCAACGCTGTCTTGGGGGTAATGGTTCGCTCAATGGAAGGGTCATCCGCCAAGGAGAGGAAGAGCGCAACGTTGTCCAGTACTCCGGTCTCCTCAAAGCTGTCAATGAAGAAGCGAGCTACGTCATACTTGACCCCCATTGCTGCAAAGACTATACAGAAATCCCCTTCATTTCCCCGAACTTTTGCCTGACGGGCAATCTGCGCGGCAAGTTGGTTATGGTCCAAACCGTTCCCACTGAAAATGGGGAGCTTCTGGCCTTGAATCAAGGTAGTCATTCCATCAATGACAGAAATACCGGTCTGGATGAAATCCCTGGGATACTCACGAGCTGTGGGATTGATCGGTTCCCCGTTCACGTCCCGTTCAGCGAATCCGTGTACGGTTCCTGAACCGTCCCTACTCTTACCCAAACCGTTCATAACCCGACCAAGCATCTGCTCCGAAACCGGCAAGGTGAGTGGCTCACCCATGAACCGCATACCGGTACCGGGAAGTGTCAGGTTGTCAGTTCCCTCGAAGACCTGGACTACAACAACCTCATCACTAGTATCGAGTACCTGACCGGAACGACGCTTTCCATCAGGGGTGACGACCTCAACCAATTCCCCAAAACCTACAGGATGGGTATTGCGCATATATACAAGTGGTCCATCGATCCTGCTTGCCCCACGGTACTCCCTGCCGCTGAGCAGCCTGCGATCACTCTGGGCCATCAAGGATTCAGTGTTAGTTTTCATAAATTCCTCCCATCTGGTCAATGGAGCGCTCTAGCCGTAGCTGGATCTTGTCAATTATCTCAAGCTCATCTCCCTTAACGGTAAGGCGCATTCTTGCCATCTCCTGGACGGCACGAAGCCTCCTTACCTTCACCATTGGGACTCCCTTGTTGATCGCTTCCAGCCCCTTCTCATAGTAAGCAAGGATTACCGAGAGCATCTTCACCTGTTTTTCCACCGAGCAGTATCGGTCTACTTCATCAAAAGCGTTTTGCTGCAGAAAAGCGGTTTTGAACAAAGAACATACTTCCAAGATGAAATTCTGGGTATCGGGAAGGGCATCGGGACCAACAAGCTTGACAATTTGTTGCAGGCGGACTTCCTTCTGCAATAGGTCCATGATCCTAAGCCTGTTCTCGTGCCATGCCCCATCACTATGGTCATTCCACCACTGCTTCACATCACCAAGATATTCACTGTAAGAGTCCAACCAGCTGATGGCTGGATAATGACGGCTACTTGCAAGCTGTCTGTCCAAGCCCCAGAAGCAACGCACGAATCGCTTTGTGTGCTGGGTTACCGGCTCTGAGAAATCACCGCCGGGAGGGCTTACAGCCCCGATGATGGAGACCGAACCATCACTTCCAGAAAGATTACGCATATACCCTGCCCGTTCATAGAACTGTGCAATACGGGTAGGCAGGTAGGCAGGGAACCCTTCCTCAGCCGGCATCTCTTCCATACGGCCGCTGAGTTCACGCAGTGCTTCGGCCCAACGACTGGTTGAGTCGGCCATGATCGCCACATGATAACCTTGGTCGCGATAATACTCAGCCATCGTTATACCCGTATAGATACTCGCTTCACGGGCACTTACCGGCATATTGGAAGTATTGGCGATAAGGATGGTCCGCTCCATCAGAGACTGCCCGGTCCTTGGATCTACAAGCAGAGGAAATTCCCTCAATACGTCGGTCATTTCGTTACCACGCTCACCACAGCCTATGTACACAATGATATCCGCATCACACCACTGGGCAATGGAATGCTGTGTCATGGTCTTTCCGGTACCAAACCCACCAGGGATTGCTACCGTCCCGCCTTTTGCGAGAGGGAATAAGGTATCGATGACCCTGAGCCCTGTCACCAAAGGTTGTTTCAATGCAAGACGACTGGCTACCGGCCGGGGCAATCTGATCGGCCACTTCTGTACCATGGTAAGTTTCTGTTGCTTTCCATCTGGCAAAACGAGGGTCGCTATGACTTCATCTACCGTATAGGAACCTGAGGGAGCAATTTCACTGAGTGTTGCTTCCGGGTACTGGGGAGGTATGATGATCCTGTGCTGGATCCTACTTGTCTCCTCCACTGTAGCGATGACCATACCTGCATGGATACTCGTCCCAGCTTCAACAATAGGGGTAAACTCCCACTGCTTTCCATGGTCTACTGCATCATAGGAAAGACCACGTGAAATGAAGGCACCACTGGCCTCCATGAGCTTTTCCAAGGGTCGCTGAATACCATCATAGATGGTACCGATAAGCCCAGGGCCCAGCTCGACGCTTAGGCTCATACCACTTCCATAGACGTTGTCACCTGGGCAGATGCCAGTTGCATCCTCATACACCTGGACAGTAGCCAATCCATCATAGAGCTTGACCACCTCCCCGACCAGTTGCTGTTCACCGATACGGACCATCTCCATCATCATGGCATTTGTGATGTCCTTGACGATGAGAATCGGTCCATTAACTCGTTTGACACGTCCGATTATTCTTTCTTTCATGTATGTTCCTGAATCATTGACCTTACGACGCGGTCGAACCGTCTTAGACGGATTTCAACCTGGTTGTTGAACGAAACCGTATCGTCCATAGAGGAAACAATTACACCAAGGCCTTGCACTGGTTTTGGATCGAGGTGCAGGGCAATCTTCGCACCGGTTGCTTCCAGGACCAAGGAAGCTGCTTCCTTGAGATGGTCCTCTTTCACTGGACACTGGCGTGAGAAGGCAACCTTGGCTTCTTTGAGGTCCAGACCAATTGCAGCCTCTGCAATCCATGTACTTAGATGTTGAGCAACCTTACTGGCATCAAGCAGTGAGGTTACGCGTCTGAGTACCTGTTGGTAACTCTCATCAATCTGCCTGAGATTTGCTTTTCGCTTTGCACTTGCGAGATTGGCCTGCTTCTTCAACTCAATACTTCTGAGTTTCTGTTCGTGGTCCTTTCTCAGTGAAGCTATCTCCCGTTCAACCTTGAGTTGTGCTTCCTCTGCAATACGCGCTGCTTGTCTTTGGGAATCCTCAAGCTTTCTTTGTGCAGTCTGCTCCGCCTGTTCCAAGATACCGCTCAACAAACGGTTGTCAGTTGTTTCCATACGAACTCATCCTACAATGCTACCCCAATCGCTTTATTAACGAGGGCACGCAAATCTGTGCCTCCCTCCTTTGATCGGGGGGAAGGGATCTCTACAACAAGCGGGAAAGATTCAGAGAATAGGAATCGGTCCACAATGGGCCTGATCATATTTGCAACCTCATCAGTGATGATGATGATGCCATTCTGCGAATCATCCACCGCCTTGTCCCAGGCACGCTTGGCCTGTTGTGCATTTGTCGCCTGCATGCCGAATACACCAACCAGGGAGAACCCGAGTACGGTATCTTCGTCACCGATGACAAAATATTTCATTGGTTATACCTTTCCGAGGATCATCAAACTGGTGATGAACCCAAAGACAACCAGACCTTCAGCAAGAGCGATGAAGATCAAGGCCTGGCTTGCAATCTCAGGACGCTCACTGATGGCACCCATGGCGGCACTACCAACCTTGCCAATAGCCGAACCTGCAGCTAAAGCCCCTAATCCAAATGCCAGTGCAGCACTGAAACAGACCAAGGCGAGGTTGTAGTCTCCACGACTGGCTGACTCTGTAGTTGCCGCATAGGCACTGGGTGCGAAGATGAAGCCGCTGGCAAGCAACAAGAGCGCTGTTGCCACAAAGGTCATCGAAACTTTTCTTCTGAATGCGATGTTGGTCATACTTTGACCCTCCTAAAAAAATTCACTATCTCTGTTCGGATGGGGCGCTCTTCAACCCAACTGGCTGATAGGCAACACCCTTTCCGGTAAAATACCGAGAGAAAAACTCGTAATAATTCAACCTCAAGGACTGTATACCTGAACTCAATCCCTCCAGGACAATCACCAGGATGTTTCCAAGGATGAATATCATTACCCCACCAAACCCATCAGCCAAGGAAGAGAGTTCCTTGAAGGACTGCATAAGTGCCGCATGGGCAATACCAAGGCCTGCCACACGCATGAAAGAGAGTGTGTTGGAAAGATATCCGGTAAAAATCTCCAGGATATCCACGAACCATTCCATGACGGCGTCCATGGTCACGGCACCAAGATCATGGCGTTGGCCTCCTTGCTTAACTGATAGATAGTACGCAAGAAAACCCCTAATCAACAGTAAGATGAGCAATATGGTAATGACAGGGGCTATCCAAGGATCTGAGGGGAAACTGCTATAATCGCTCTCCACGAAGGCAAATCCCATATAGAGCCCTATAGCGAAAAGGATGCCACCAAGCAACCCATTCTTGTCCAACGTAAGCTGTAAATATGATTTTTTCCTGAAAAGATTTATCCAATTCAACACCAAGCCGGTATAGATGATGATAATACCGAACTTGACAGTCAGCCCAAGAATCCCATACACATCCGTGATAAGCGAACCATCACCGGCATGTCCTGCTACCACTGCCTCATAGTTAAACCAAAGTGCAGGCAGGAGTTCTAGGCCAAAATAACTCCCGAATAGCGCACCAAAGATCATGGCCGACAGGCCCAGATAAATCAGAAGTTCAGTCAAGTTCCGGCTGATCATCCCATCCTTCTTCAATGGGTTCTTTTTATAACCATACTTCCCAAGCAAGCCAACGAGCATAAGTACCAATCCTTGGCCTACGTCGGCAAACATGAGTCCAAACATACAAAGATAGGCAACCATGACAAAGATGGTAGGGTTGACCGTTCCATACTCAGGGGTACTGTAGTTATTGACCATCCTCTGAAATGGGGCAAGCATCTTGGGACTGGAAACAGCAACCGGTACCTCGCCCCGGGGAACCTGACGAGCCTCGGTCCACTCGACGACACACTGTCCATCGCTTGCTTGGCTAATCGCCTGCTCTACCACCTCTGCCTGGTCAGAGGGCACCCAGCCGGAGAAAAGTGTTGTATTGCGGGTATAGGCAAAATAAGAGCGAATCTGGTCACTGAGCTCATTCAATCGAAGATTAGCCCAGATGGCAAACAACTGGGTTTGCTGACTAGCTACCATTGCATCAACTTCTTTCTCGATTTGCTCACGATCAGAGAGCGCTGCCTGATGTTCCTTCTTAAGTTGTTCCTTGATCATGGAAACTGCTTGTTGTTGCAGCTGGACATCACTCGATTCCATCCAACCGAATTTTTCCAGGAGTGGATCGACCTGTCCTACATCACGACGGAGTGTCAGACTGATTAAAAGGTCGGTATTCGCAACACTCTCCAGTAATCCTCCAAAGGAAGCAATCTTATCCTTGAGGTCCTCACTTCTGCCTTTTGTGACCTGCCCTACCCTGAGGTCAAGGTATTCTCCCTTGTCCTCCTTGATATAGCGCTGCATCTCCTCCAGGCCCATCACCATCTGGTTACTCTCCTTCTGTTTCTCTTTCAAGGAGAGCAAATTTGCAGTCAGGTCATCCAGCGTTTTGCTGAATGCTTCCAATTGTGGTCTTTCCAGATTTTGTACATTCAGAACATCACTGGTAGGTACTGCAAGATGTCCTTGCCTGAGCAAGGCTTCCACCCTATGACGCATATCCTGAAGGGTTGAGCGGCTGACGGAACTCTGGCGGAAAGAGAGTTTTTCCATCTGCCCAGAATCTAGCTTATTGATGTAGACAAAGTCCAAAACACCAAGAGCGAGCAGGGATTTGACGACCGCATCACTGGTCTGCTCCAATACCACTGCAGTAAGCAGTTTCATCGGTCGTGTAAACAAGTTCATACCAATACCCCCCTGATATACGCTTCTTCATATCCGTAATACTTCCCATTGAGAATAGCCTTCACCATGCTCGTCTCTTCCTTGAAGAGGAAGAAATAGGACAAGGAAAGTCCGATGGTAAAAGGGTCCTGGGAGAGCATACGCTGGTAAATGGCTTTTCTTCGTTCTGCCAAATAACCTTCAATTTTCAAGGTCTCAAGCACACTCGCCTCATCACCTTGCACGCTGAGAGAATGCTGTTGCTCCTCAAGCCCTGGATAATAGCGGTTGATGATTGCATGAGGATTACGCTCAGAAGAATTCTGCCTCAAATACGCCTCACTCTCCTTACTTGAAACAACCTTTCCCCAAGGAAGTAAAAGTTTTTTTACTGCATCGGCATCCATATGGTGGTACCATCCGTAGCGTACCAACATCATGAGATTACGCAGATCAATTTCCAGGAGAATCATGGAAGTTGCCACTTCTTCATCTGCTTTCTTGAGCATTTTCACACACTCCATCAGATGTACATACCACATTCTGTCCAGCTCTGTCTCAAGGGAAAACAATCCTGCTTGCTGGAGGTCTTGCTCACTGAATGCAGTAACGGTGACATGATAAGGGCTATCCTTCAGTGCAATCCCGACTGATTCC is from uncultured Sphaerochaeta sp. and encodes:
- a CDS encoding V-type ATP synthase subunit B — translated: MKTNTESLMAQSDRRLLSGREYRGASRIDGPLVYMRNTHPVGFGELVEVVTPDGKRRSGQVLDTSDEVVVVQVFEGTDNLTLPGTGMRFMGEPLTLPVSEQMLGRVMNGLGKSRDGSGTVHGFAERDVNGEPINPTAREYPRDFIQTGISVIDGMTTLIQGQKLPIFSGNGLDHNQLAAQIARQAKVRGNEGDFCIVFAAMGVKYDVARFFIDSFEETGVLDNVALFLSLADDPSIERTITPKTALTLAEHLAFDKGKQVLVIMTDMTNYCESLREIGTMRGEIPSRKGYPGYLYSNLAEIYERSGKISGRSGSITQLPILSMPNDDISHPVPDLTGYITEGQIVFERGMQARGIYPPINCLPSLSRLMKDGIGEGMTRDDHPHLANQLFASYSHVKDVQNLASVIGEEELTTLDQQYLEFGNFFEKRFVNQRFDEDRSIEQTLDLGWEALGKLPSEELQRLTDEEIAEHYGR
- a CDS encoding V-type ATP synthase subunit A, which encodes MKERIIGRVKRVNGPILIVKDITNAMMMEMVRIGEQQLVGEVVKLYDGLATVQVYEDATGICPGDNVYGSGMSLSVELGPGLIGTIYDGIQRPLEKLMEASGAFISRGLSYDAVDHGKQWEFTPIVEAGTSIHAGMVIATVEETSRIQHRIIIPPQYPEATLSEIAPSGSYTVDEVIATLVLPDGKQQKLTMVQKWPIRLPRPVASRLALKQPLVTGLRVIDTLFPLAKGGTVAIPGGFGTGKTMTQHSIAQWCDADIIVYIGCGERGNEMTDVLREFPLLVDPRTGQSLMERTILIANTSNMPVSAREASIYTGITMAEYYRDQGYHVAIMADSTSRWAEALRELSGRMEEMPAEEGFPAYLPTRIAQFYERAGYMRNLSGSDGSVSIIGAVSPPGGDFSEPVTQHTKRFVRCFWGLDRQLASSRHYPAISWLDSYSEYLGDVKQWWNDHSDGAWHENRLRIMDLLQKEVRLQQIVKLVGPDALPDTQNFILEVCSLFKTAFLQQNAFDEVDRYCSVEKQVKMLSVILAYYEKGLEAINKGVPMVKVRRLRAVQEMARMRLTVKGDELEIIDKIQLRLERSIDQMGGIYEN
- a CDS encoding ATPase, translated to METTDNRLLSGILEQAEQTAQRKLEDSQRQAARIAEEAQLKVEREIASLRKDHEQKLRSIELKKQANLASAKRKANLRQIDESYQQVLRRVTSLLDASKVAQHLSTWIAEAAIGLDLKEAKVAFSRQCPVKEDHLKEAASLVLEATGAKIALHLDPKPVQGLGVIVSSMDDTVSFNNQVEIRLRRFDRVVRSMIQEHT
- a CDS encoding V-type ATP synthase subunit F, whose amino-acid sequence is MKYFVIGDEDTVLGFSLVGVFGMQATNAQQAKRAWDKAVDDSQNGIIIITDEVANMIRPIVDRFLFSESFPLVVEIPSPRSKEGGTDLRALVNKAIGVAL
- a CDS encoding ATP synthase subunit C encodes the protein MTNIAFRRKVSMTFVATALLLLASGFIFAPSAYAATTESASRGDYNLALVCFSAALAFGLGALAAGSAIGKVGSAAMGAISERPEIASQALIFIALAEGLVVFGFITSLMILGKV
- a CDS encoding V-type ATPase 116kDa subunit family protein translates to MNLFTRPMKLLTAVVLEQTSDAVVKSLLALGVLDFVYINKLDSGQMEKLSFRQSSVSRSTLQDMRHRVEALLRQGHLAVPTSDVLNVQNLERPQLEAFSKTLDDLTANLLSLKEKQKESNQMVMGLEEMQRYIKEDKGEYLDLRVGQVTKGRSEDLKDKIASFGGLLESVANTDLLISLTLRRDVGQVDPLLEKFGWMESSDVQLQQQAVSMIKEQLKKEHQAALSDREQIEKEVDAMVASQQTQLFAIWANLRLNELSDQIRSYFAYTRNTTLFSGWVPSDQAEVVEQAISQASDGQCVVEWTEARQVPRGEVPVAVSSPKMLAPFQRMVNNYSTPEYGTVNPTIFVMVAYLCMFGLMFADVGQGLVLMLVGLLGKYGYKKNPLKKDGMISRNLTELLIYLGLSAMIFGALFGSYFGLELLPALWFNYEAVVAGHAGDGSLITDVYGILGLTVKFGIIIIYTGLVLNWINLFRKKSYLQLTLDKNGLLGGILFAIGLYMGFAFVESDYSSFPSDPWIAPVITILLILLLIRGFLAYYLSVKQGGQRHDLGAVTMDAVMEWFVDILEIFTGYLSNTLSFMRVAGLGIAHAALMQSFKELSSLADGFGGVMIFILGNILVIVLEGLSSGIQSLRLNYYEFFSRYFTGKGVAYQPVGLKSAPSEQR
- a CDS encoding V-type ATPase subunit, yielding MSSDRVSLYGFINAKLRAKIGLMRESRVIENLLHASSLVEAVGVLRDSKYHAVAEAYDRTGDLQQMELVLLGMEISMYKEVAGYLEGSSADLINHLLGKIEIDNLKNTLRLWYSSIMRQRPIRHRSEYLFKDTILSPIDWTALINATSWESVGIALKDSPYHVTVTAFSEQDLQQAGLFSLETELDRMWYVHLMECVKMLKKADEEVATSMILLEIDLRNLMMLVRYGWYHHMDADAVKKLLLPWGKVVSSKESEAYLRQNSSERNPHAIINRYYPGLEEQQHSLSVQGDEASVLETLKIEGYLAERRKAIYQRMLSQDPFTIGLSLSYFFLFKEETSMVKAILNGKYYGYEEAYIRGVLV